In one Oscillospiraceae bacterium genomic region, the following are encoded:
- the glyA gene encoding serine hydroxymethyltransferase: MVNEIMDYIAAHDPDVGQAIRAEYDRQRRNIELIASENFVSEAVLAAAGSVLTNKYAEGYPGKRYYGGCQCVDVVENIARDRACALFGADHANVQPHSGASANFAVYQALCEHGDTVLGMDLANGGHLTHGSPVNFSGKNYNMVAYGLNGEGYIDYDQVRDLARRHKPKMIIAGASAYPRIIDFKVFGDIAKEVGAYLFVDMAHIAGLVAVGLHPSPVPYADVVTTTTHKTLRGPRGGMILCKAELAKKIDSAIFPGSQGGPLEHIIAAKAVALGEALKPEFKAYQEQILKNASALAHSLTRCGFDLVSGGTDNHLMLVDLRKAGVTGKELEHRLDEVHITVNKNAIPNDPEKPFVTSGIRVGTPAATTRGFREEDMEVIGRLIWKTATEFEGRADEIRADVAELTAKYPLYD, translated from the coding sequence ATGGTCAACGAAATTATGGACTACATTGCCGCGCACGACCCCGACGTGGGCCAGGCGATCCGGGCGGAATACGACCGCCAGCGGCGCAATATCGAGCTTATCGCGTCTGAAAACTTCGTAAGCGAGGCGGTACTGGCCGCGGCGGGGTCGGTGCTCACCAACAAGTACGCCGAGGGCTATCCCGGAAAACGCTACTACGGCGGCTGCCAATGCGTGGACGTGGTGGAGAATATTGCACGCGACCGAGCCTGCGCGCTCTTCGGAGCCGACCACGCCAACGTCCAGCCCCACAGCGGCGCCTCCGCCAACTTTGCCGTCTACCAGGCCCTGTGCGAGCACGGGGACACCGTGCTGGGCATGGATCTGGCCAACGGCGGCCACCTGACCCACGGCAGCCCCGTGAACTTCTCCGGCAAAAACTACAATATGGTGGCCTACGGCCTCAACGGCGAGGGATATATCGACTACGACCAGGTGCGGGACCTGGCGCGCAGGCATAAGCCCAAAATGATTATCGCGGGCGCCTCCGCCTACCCCCGGATCATCGACTTCAAGGTTTTTGGCGACATCGCCAAAGAGGTGGGGGCCTATCTCTTCGTGGATATGGCCCATATCGCAGGCCTGGTGGCGGTGGGGCTGCATCCCAGCCCGGTGCCCTACGCCGACGTGGTCACCACCACCACCCACAAGACCCTGCGCGGCCCCCGGGGCGGCATGATCCTCTGCAAGGCGGAGCTGGCCAAGAAGATCGACTCGGCCATCTTCCCCGGCAGCCAGGGCGGCCCCCTGGAGCACATCATCGCCGCCAAGGCGGTGGCCCTGGGCGAGGCCCTCAAGCCCGAGTTCAAGGCCTACCAGGAGCAGATTCTGAAAAACGCCTCCGCCCTGGCCCACTCCCTCACGCGCTGCGGCTTCGATCTGGTTTCCGGCGGCACCGACAACCACCTGATGCTGGTGGATCTGCGTAAGGCGGGGGTGACCGGCAAGGAGCTGGAGCACCGCCTGGACGAGGTGCACATCACGGTCAACAAGAACGCCATCCCCAACGACCCAGAGAAGCCCTTCGTCACCAGCGGCATCCGGGTGGGCACCCCCGCCGCCACCACCCGGGGCTTCCGGGAGGAGGACATGGAGGTCATCGGCAGGCTTATCTGGAAGACCGCCACCGAGTTCGAGGGCCGGGCCGACGAGATCCGCGCGGACGTGGCGGAGCTGACCGCAAAATACCCCCTCTACGATTAA
- the nth gene encoding endonuclease III, which produces MKKKADVSAIVAELKRLYPDAVCSLEYEKDYELLFSTRLAAQCTDERVNKVTPALFARFPTLEALAAADVSEVEEFIHSTGFFRAKARDIVAASKMLVEEYGGRVPDNMEDLLKLPGVGRKTANLVLGDIYNTPGVVVADTHCIRLSGRLGLTDGSKDPAKVEAQLRKILPAEESNNFCHRLVLHGRAVCMARGPECEGCTLRPWCDFYNKG; this is translated from the coding sequence ATGAAGAAAAAAGCCGACGTATCGGCCATCGTGGCGGAATTGAAAAGGCTCTATCCCGACGCGGTCTGCTCGCTGGAGTACGAGAAGGACTATGAGCTGCTCTTCTCCACCCGCCTGGCCGCCCAGTGTACCGACGAGCGGGTGAACAAGGTGACGCCCGCCCTCTTTGCCCGCTTCCCCACCCTGGAGGCGCTGGCCGCGGCCGACGTGAGCGAGGTGGAGGAGTTCATCCACTCCACCGGCTTTTTCCGGGCCAAGGCCCGTGACATCGTGGCCGCCTCCAAGATGCTGGTGGAGGAGTACGGCGGCAGGGTGCCCGACAATATGGAGGATCTGCTGAAGCTGCCCGGCGTGGGCCGCAAGACCGCCAACCTGGTGCTGGGCGACATCTACAACACCCCCGGCGTGGTGGTGGCGGACACCCACTGCATCCGGCTGTCCGGCCGCCTGGGGCTCACGGACGGCTCCAAGGACCCGGCCAAGGTGGAGGCCCAGCTGCGCAAGATCCTGCCCGCCGAGGAGTCCAATAACTTCTGCCACCGGCTGGTGCTCCACGGCCGGGCGGTGTGCATGGCCCGTGGGCCTGAGTGCGAAGGCTGCACCCTGCGCCCCTGGTGCGACTTCTACAACAAGGGGTAG
- a CDS encoding 1,4-dihydroxy-2-naphthoate octaprenyltransferase produces MLKGFLQFVEIRTKITSLFTFLLGLAWMFSRGQPIRWDRTAVFFASMFLFDLTTTAINNYIDTRTNGQALPFRRGAALAVLLVLFAVSAALGVALALMTDVVVFLVGGVCFLCGVFYTWGPLPISRMPLGEIFSGLFYGLLIPFLLLYINLPEGTYLALGLSGSTLTLSLQLWPLLQLLLLSAAPACATANIMLANNICDLERDVAVKRYTLPYYLGRKGGLRLFALLYYAVYAAGAAMLLLRMVSPLYLLFFLTLIPVQRNIGRFFSVQDKGSTFGCSIQNFLIVMAADVLLVLLSR; encoded by the coding sequence ATGTTAAAGGGCTTCCTGCAGTTTGTTGAGATCCGCACCAAAATCACCAGCCTTTTTACCTTCCTGCTGGGGCTGGCGTGGATGTTCTCCCGCGGCCAGCCCATCCGCTGGGACAGGACGGCCGTATTCTTCGCCTCCATGTTCCTGTTCGACCTGACCACCACCGCCATCAATAACTATATCGACACCCGCACCAACGGCCAGGCGCTCCCCTTTCGGCGGGGCGCGGCCCTGGCCGTCCTCCTGGTCCTGTTTGCCGTCAGCGCCGCGCTGGGGGTCGCGCTGGCTCTGATGACCGACGTGGTGGTCTTCCTCGTGGGGGGCGTGTGCTTCCTGTGCGGGGTGTTCTATACCTGGGGGCCTCTCCCCATCTCCCGGATGCCCCTGGGCGAGATCTTTTCCGGCCTCTTCTACGGTCTGCTGATCCCCTTCCTGCTGCTCTATATCAACCTGCCGGAGGGCACCTACCTGGCCCTGGGGCTGTCCGGCTCCACCCTCACGCTCTCCCTGCAGCTGTGGCCGCTGCTCCAGCTCCTGCTGCTCTCCGCCGCCCCGGCCTGCGCCACCGCCAATATCATGCTGGCCAACAACATCTGCGACCTGGAGCGGGACGTTGCCGTTAAACGCTACACCCTGCCCTACTATCTGGGCCGTAAGGGCGGCCTGCGCCTGTTCGCCCTGCTCTACTACGCCGTCTATGCGGCGGGGGCCGCCATGCTGCTGCTGCGCATGGTCTCCCCGCTCTACCTGCTCTTTTTCCTGACCCTGATCCCCGTACAGCGGAACATCGGCCGCTTTTTCAGCGTCCAGGACAAGGGGAGCACCTTCGGCTGCTCCATCCAGAATTTCCTGATCGTCATGGCCGCCGACGTGCTGCTGGTACTGCTCTCCAGATAA
- a CDS encoding MATE family efflux transporter, whose protein sequence is MSEIKRQSHGAIDMTQGSPTRLIVAFSLPLLLGNVLQQLYNMVDSIVVGNFVGSTALAAVSTGFPLIFMLSSLFIGLGMGATVIIAQYIGAGDRDAVKRTVNTIYSALLIIFIPLTLLGLLITTPLLHITKVNADVYPEARIYCLTVFAGIIGGLGYNVNAGIMQGLGDSKTPLIFLAIASVMNIILDLVFVLVFQLGVFGVALATILAQFCSWIFGIFYINKKYDFIHIRFFQIKIDKYLLRQVVRLGVPSGIQQCQFSVAILFMQALINVQGTAFIAGFAAANKIDSFAFMPIQSFAAAITTYVGQNLGAGRMDRVQKGVRSCLLVGTATCIVITAIVLPLRVPLLSLFNQEPEVIRAGEAYLLRVLGPMFVLAVHFVLNGVLRGAGATMVPMISSIISLWAARVPAAYLLCAAFGPDNIYWSYLIGWLIGLAITLVVYVRGRWKDKCVVTAQQTGEALPE, encoded by the coding sequence ATGAGTGAGATCAAGAGGCAGTCACACGGGGCCATCGACATGACCCAGGGCAGCCCCACGCGGCTGATTGTGGCGTTTTCCCTGCCGCTGCTGCTGGGCAACGTGCTCCAGCAGCTCTACAACATGGTGGACAGCATCGTGGTGGGCAATTTCGTGGGCTCCACCGCCCTGGCCGCCGTCAGCACGGGCTTCCCGCTGATTTTCATGCTCTCGTCCCTGTTCATCGGCCTGGGCATGGGCGCCACCGTCATCATCGCCCAGTATATCGGGGCGGGGGACCGGGACGCGGTGAAGCGCACGGTGAACACCATCTACTCGGCGCTGCTGATTATCTTCATCCCCCTGACCCTGCTGGGGCTGCTGATCACAACGCCCCTGCTCCATATTACAAAGGTCAACGCCGATGTGTACCCGGAGGCCCGAATTTATTGCCTCACCGTCTTCGCGGGCATCATCGGCGGGCTGGGCTACAACGTGAACGCGGGCATTATGCAGGGCCTGGGGGACAGCAAGACCCCCCTTATCTTCCTGGCCATCGCCTCGGTGATGAACATCATCCTGGACCTGGTCTTTGTCCTCGTCTTTCAGCTGGGGGTGTTCGGCGTGGCCCTGGCCACCATCCTGGCCCAGTTCTGCTCCTGGATTTTCGGCATCTTTTACATCAACAAGAAGTACGACTTTATCCATATCCGCTTTTTCCAAATTAAAATCGATAAATACCTGCTCAGGCAGGTGGTCCGGCTGGGCGTGCCCTCCGGCATCCAGCAGTGCCAGTTCTCGGTGGCCATCCTGTTTATGCAGGCCCTGATTAACGTCCAGGGCACCGCCTTTATCGCGGGATTTGCCGCTGCCAACAAGATCGACTCCTTCGCCTTTATGCCCATCCAGTCCTTCGCCGCCGCCATCACCACCTACGTGGGCCAGAACCTGGGCGCGGGGCGGATGGACCGGGTGCAGAAGGGGGTGCGCAGCTGCCTGCTGGTGGGCACCGCCACCTGTATCGTCATCACCGCCATCGTACTCCCGCTGCGGGTGCCGCTGCTCTCCCTGTTCAACCAGGAGCCGGAGGTCATCCGGGCGGGGGAGGCCTATCTGCTGCGGGTGCTGGGTCCCATGTTCGTGCTGGCCGTCCACTTCGTGCTCAACGGCGTGCTGCGGGGCGCGGGGGCCACCATGGTGCCCATGATCTCCTCCATCATCTCCCTGTGGGCGGCCCGTGTGCCCGCGGCCTACCTGCTGTGCGCCGCCTTCGGGCCGGACAATATCTACTGGTCCTACCTGATCGGCTGGCTGATCGGCCTTGCGATTACCCTGGTGGTCTACGTCCGCGGCCGCTGGAAGGACAAGTGCGTGGTCACGGCGCAGCAGACAGGCGAGGCTCTGCCGGAATAA
- the coaX_2 gene encoding type III pantothenate kinase yields MLVAIDVGNTNMVFGIFEGGALAGSFRLKTDANRTSDEIGLFVCEYFRRFGLDTAGVEDVIIASVVPQVMYTLSSAMIKYLGKTPLIVDDGVDPGFPYAVSGDERLGPDRSVACMGAIHKYGAPLVVLDFGTATTVDAVSREGAYLGGCITAGVRISVDALFQKAAMLPRVELTVPDTVLGCTAVGQIQAGAVMGYIGSIEYLIARTKREMGYPDIRVVATGGLARMVAEHTQLIDTVDGQLILDGLRIIYNRHRGI; encoded by the coding sequence ATGCTGGTAGCAATTGACGTGGGCAACACCAATATGGTGTTCGGGATCTTTGAGGGCGGGGCGCTGGCGGGCAGCTTCCGCCTGAAAACGGACGCCAACCGCACCTCGGACGAGATCGGCCTTTTTGTGTGCGAGTACTTCCGCCGCTTCGGGCTGGACACGGCGGGGGTGGAGGACGTGATCATCGCCTCGGTTGTGCCCCAGGTGATGTACACCCTCTCCAGCGCCATGATCAAGTACCTGGGAAAGACCCCGCTGATAGTGGATGACGGCGTGGACCCCGGCTTCCCCTACGCCGTCAGCGGGGACGAGCGGCTGGGCCCCGACCGCTCGGTGGCCTGCATGGGCGCCATCCACAAGTACGGCGCCCCCCTGGTGGTGCTGGACTTCGGCACCGCCACCACCGTGGACGCGGTGAGCCGGGAGGGGGCCTACCTGGGCGGCTGCATCACCGCCGGGGTGCGCATCTCGGTGGACGCGCTGTTCCAGAAGGCGGCCATGCTGCCCCGGGTGGAGCTCACCGTGCCCGACACGGTGCTGGGCTGCACCGCCGTGGGCCAGATCCAGGCGGGGGCGGTGATGGGCTACATCGGCTCCATCGAGTACCTGATCGCCCGCACCAAGCGGGAGATGGGCTACCCGGACATCCGGGTGGTGGCCACCGGCGGACTGGCGCGCATGGTGGCCGAGCACACGCAGCTGATCGACACCGTGGACGGCCAGCTTATTCTGGACGGCCTGCGGATCATTTACAACCGGCACCGGGGGATTTAG
- a CDS encoding phosphoesterase: MKLLVFSDSHGNTALMERETALQRPDMVLHLGDVVRDARALARRFPDVPMACVPGNCDAYAPDLPEKRLLEVEGKKLLMTHGHIYHVKSDIGTAVYAAQEAQADVLLFGHTHQVLCDRQGPLWILNPGSIRGNFHPTYGVITLENGVVTCYTVAVS, from the coding sequence ATGAAACTCCTTGTTTTTTCGGATTCCCACGGAAATACGGCCCTGATGGAGCGGGAAACCGCCCTCCAGCGCCCGGACATGGTGCTCCACCTGGGGGACGTGGTGCGGGACGCCCGCGCCCTCGCCCGGCGCTTCCCGGACGTGCCCATGGCGTGCGTGCCCGGAAACTGCGACGCTTACGCCCCGGATCTGCCCGAAAAAAGGCTGCTGGAGGTGGAGGGGAAGAAGCTGCTCATGACCCACGGGCACATCTACCACGTGAAGTCGGACATCGGCACAGCGGTGTACGCCGCCCAGGAGGCCCAGGCGGACGTGCTGCTCTTCGGCCATACCCACCAGGTCCTCTGCGACCGGCAGGGCCCCCTGTGGATCCTCAACCCCGGCAGCATCCGGGGCAATTTCCACCCCACCTACGGGGTAATCACGCTGGAAAACGGGGTCGTAACGTGTTATACTGTGGCAGTTTCCTGA
- a CDS encoding UDP-N-acetyl glucosamine 2-epimerase, translating into MSIRVMTVFGTRPEAIKMAPLVQELRARPGIEALCCVTAQHRQMLDAVLEIFHIEPEYDLDIMEPRQTLSTITTKCLLGLEGVLEQAKPDLVLVHGDTSTTFAGALAAFYHQIAVGHVEAGLRTWDKYSPYPEEMNRKLVGDIADLHFAPTAANRANLEREDIRDGVFVTGNTVIDALQTTVVKDYRFTTEVLNHLDYGHKKIILVTCHRRENYGAPMEQIMTALRRLADAYPEVELVYPVHLSPVVREAAGRFLAGHARIHLIDPLDVAEMHNLMGRCHFVMTDSGGLQEEAPAVGKPVLVLRRETERPEAVKAGTARLAGTDGAQVFAMAARLLDSPEAYAAMAHAVNPYGDGRACRRIADAIEWKFGLRGARPEEFGA; encoded by the coding sequence ATGAGTATTCGTGTTATGACCGTCTTCGGCACCCGGCCGGAGGCCATCAAGATGGCCCCGCTGGTGCAGGAGCTGCGCGCGCGCCCCGGCATCGAGGCGCTGTGCTGCGTCACCGCCCAGCACCGGCAGATGCTGGACGCGGTGCTGGAGATCTTCCATATCGAGCCGGAGTACGACCTGGACATCATGGAGCCCCGCCAGACCCTGTCCACCATCACCACCAAGTGCCTGCTGGGCCTGGAGGGGGTGCTGGAGCAGGCGAAGCCCGATCTGGTGCTGGTCCACGGGGACACCTCCACCACCTTCGCCGGGGCACTGGCCGCCTTCTACCACCAGATCGCGGTGGGCCACGTGGAGGCCGGGTTGCGCACCTGGGACAAGTACTCCCCCTACCCGGAGGAGATGAACCGCAAGCTGGTGGGGGACATCGCGGACCTCCACTTCGCCCCCACGGCGGCCAACCGGGCCAACCTGGAGCGGGAGGACATCCGGGACGGGGTGTTCGTGACGGGCAACACCGTCATCGACGCGCTCCAGACCACGGTAGTAAAGGATTACCGCTTTACGACAGAGGTGCTCAACCACCTGGACTACGGTCATAAAAAAATTATCCTGGTCACCTGCCACCGGCGGGAGAACTACGGCGCGCCCATGGAGCAGATCATGACCGCCCTGCGCCGCCTGGCGGACGCCTACCCGGAGGTGGAGCTGGTCTACCCGGTGCACCTGTCCCCGGTGGTGCGGGAGGCGGCGGGCCGGTTTTTGGCGGGCCACGCCCGCATCCACCTGATAGATCCCCTGGACGTGGCCGAGATGCACAACCTGATGGGCCGCTGCCACTTCGTCATGACCGACTCCGGCGGCCTCCAGGAGGAGGCCCCGGCCGTGGGCAAGCCGGTGCTTGTCCTGCGGCGGGAGACCGAGCGGCCCGAGGCCGTGAAGGCGGGCACCGCCAGGCTGGCGGGCACCGACGGGGCGCAGGTGTTCGCCATGGCGGCCCGGCTGCTGGACAGCCCGGAGGCCTACGCGGCCATGGCCCACGCGGTCAACCCCTACGGCGACGGCCGCGCCTGCCGCCGCATCGCGGACGCGATAGAGTGGAAATTCGGCCTGCGCGGGGCGCGGCCGGAGGAGTTCGGCGCATAA
- the tagO gene encoding undecaprenyl-phosphate alpha-N-acetylglucosaminyl 1-phosphate transferase — MKIELSLIGMAAAALIVALVVALIATPVVKSLAQRMGAVDVPKDNRRMHDHPIPRMGGLAIFFGFTLSVLIFVPITTQLRGMLLGAVIIVVLGIFDDIYALKAAFKFVVQIVAALVAVFHGNVVQILSNPNIFSKDPYWELGWLAIPFTVIWIVAITNAVNLIDGLDGLACGVSTISSMTLLVIALVVSEGEVALLMAALAGACIGFLPYNLNPAKIFMGDTGSTFLGFILAVVSIQGLFKFYTIISFAVPFLMLGLPIFDTCFAFIRRIAHGQSPMHADRSHVHHRLIDMGLSQKQTVAVLYVISAILGLCAVVLTTSGALKAMILLVALCLAGAVSALVFVSNNEKKNGSGHKKDDGEHRE, encoded by the coding sequence ATGAAAATCGAACTCTCCCTGATCGGCATGGCGGCGGCCGCCCTGATTGTGGCCCTGGTGGTGGCCCTGATCGCCACGCCGGTGGTCAAGTCCCTGGCCCAGCGCATGGGCGCGGTGGACGTGCCCAAGGACAACCGCCGGATGCACGACCACCCCATCCCCCGCATGGGGGGCCTGGCCATCTTTTTCGGCTTCACCCTCAGCGTGCTGATCTTCGTGCCCATCACCACTCAGCTCCGGGGGATGCTGCTGGGCGCGGTGATTATCGTGGTGCTGGGCATTTTTGACGACATCTACGCCCTCAAGGCCGCCTTCAAGTTCGTGGTGCAGATTGTGGCCGCCCTGGTGGCCGTGTTCCACGGCAACGTGGTGCAGATCCTCTCCAACCCCAATATTTTCTCCAAGGACCCCTACTGGGAACTGGGCTGGCTGGCCATCCCCTTCACGGTCATCTGGATCGTGGCCATCACCAACGCTGTCAACCTCATCGACGGGCTGGACGGGCTGGCCTGCGGCGTGTCCACCATCAGCTCCATGACCCTGCTGGTCATCGCCCTGGTGGTCAGCGAGGGGGAGGTGGCCCTGCTCATGGCCGCCCTGGCGGGGGCCTGCATCGGTTTTCTGCCCTACAACCTGAACCCGGCCAAGATCTTCATGGGGGACACCGGCTCCACCTTTTTGGGCTTTATCCTGGCGGTGGTCTCCATACAGGGGCTCTTTAAGTTCTATACCATCATCTCCTTCGCGGTGCCCTTCCTCATGCTGGGCCTGCCCATTTTCGACACCTGCTTCGCCTTCATCCGCCGCATCGCCCACGGGCAGAGCCCCATGCACGCCGACCGCAGCCACGTGCACCACAGGCTCATCGACATGGGCCTGTCCCAGAAGCAGACGGTGGCGGTGCTCTACGTCATCAGCGCCATCCTGGGGCTGTGCGCCGTGGTGCTCACCACCAGCGGCGCGCTCAAGGCCATGATCCTGCTGGTGGCCCTGTGCCTGGCCGGGGCGGTGTCCGCGCTGGTGTTCGTGTCGAATAACGAGAAAAAGAACGGCAGCGGCCACAAAAAGGATGATGGGGAGCATAGGGAATGA
- the trpS gene encoding tryptophan--tRNA ligase has translation MENQKKVMLSGIQPSGDLHLGNYLGAIRNWGARADEFDCYYFMADMHTITVRQTPADLRRRTLEQLAQYIACGLDPERNTLFVQSHVHQHAELAWVLNCYTMFGELSRMTQFKDKSAKNADNINGGLFTYPALMAADILLYQPDFVPVGEDQKQHVELTRNVAQRFNSVYGDVFKVPEPYIPKMGARVMSLNAPEGKMSKSTPEGCVFLMEKPEDIMRKFKRAVTDCDTERCVRYDREGKPGVANLMTIYSAVTGKSLEEIEAEFDGKGYGAFKPAVGEAVVELLRPIREETARLLGDKGYLEQVYRAGAEKAGYIAEKTLRKVYKKVGFLPR, from the coding sequence ATGGAAAATCAGAAAAAAGTCATGCTCTCCGGCATCCAGCCCAGCGGGGATCTCCACCTGGGCAACTACCTGGGGGCCATCCGCAACTGGGGGGCCCGGGCCGACGAGTTCGACTGCTACTACTTTATGGCGGATATGCACACCATCACCGTGCGCCAGACGCCCGCCGACCTGCGCCGCCGCACGCTGGAGCAGCTGGCCCAGTATATCGCCTGCGGCCTGGACCCGGAGCGCAACACCCTCTTCGTCCAGTCCCACGTGCACCAGCACGCGGAGCTGGCGTGGGTGCTCAACTGCTACACCATGTTCGGCGAGCTGTCCCGCATGACCCAGTTCAAGGACAAGTCCGCCAAGAACGCCGACAACATCAACGGCGGCCTGTTCACCTACCCCGCCCTTATGGCCGCCGACATCCTCCTGTACCAGCCGGATTTCGTGCCGGTGGGGGAGGACCAGAAGCAGCACGTGGAGCTCACCCGCAACGTGGCCCAGCGCTTCAACAGCGTCTACGGCGACGTGTTCAAGGTGCCCGAGCCGTATATCCCCAAGATGGGCGCCCGTGTGATGAGCCTCAATGCCCCCGAGGGCAAAATGAGCAAGTCCACGCCCGAGGGCTGCGTCTTTTTGATGGAGAAGCCGGAGGACATCATGCGCAAGTTCAAGCGCGCCGTCACCGACTGCGACACCGAGCGCTGCGTGCGCTACGACCGGGAGGGCAAGCCCGGCGTGGCCAACCTGATGACCATCTACTCCGCCGTGACGGGAAAAAGCCTGGAGGAAATTGAGGCCGAGTTCGACGGCAAGGGCTACGGGGCCTTCAAGCCCGCCGTGGGCGAGGCCGTGGTAGAGCTGCTGCGCCCCATCCGCGAGGAGACCGCCCGCCTGCTGGGCGACAAGGGCTACCTGGAGCAGGTGTACCGCGCCGGAGCGGAAAAGGCGGGGTATATCGCTGAAAAGACCCTGCGCAAGGTCTATAAAAAGGTGGGCTTCCTGCCCCGGTAA
- the gltX gene encoding glutamate--tRNA ligase, with product MDKTWYDGMEARIPHGEVRTRFAPSPTGYMHVGNLRTALYTWLIARSKGGKFILRIEDTDQGRLVEGATEIIYATLRKCGLTWDEGPDLGGPVGPYIQTERRDLYGKYAELLIERGGAYRCFCGKERLESLHGADGLGGYDGHCRDLPQSEIDEKLAAGVPYVVRQKIPKTGQTTFSDVVYGDITVDNDTLDDQVLIKSDGLPTYNFANVIDDHLMGISHVVRGSEYLSSAPKYNLLYQAFGWDVPTYIHCSPVMRDAHNKMSKRHGDPSYEDLLSMGFLSQAVVNYVTLLGWSPKGEDAEREFFTLEELSRVFDIHGISKSPAIFDLEKLKYFNANYLRALSPEAFYAGAEPYLKEAVKREGIDIKLIAPLVQPRCDTWLDIAPQVDFFDALPAYSNELYCHKKMKTNEENSLEALNAVLPVLEGLGEWSYDAIHDALIGLAERLELKNGRIMWPVRTALSGKAVTPGGAVELCHILGRDEALRRIRLGMEQLAK from the coding sequence ATGGACAAGACTTGGTACGACGGCATGGAGGCGCGCATCCCCCACGGCGAGGTGCGCACCCGCTTCGCCCCCTCCCCCACCGGGTACATGCACGTGGGCAACCTGCGCACCGCGCTGTACACCTGGCTTATCGCCCGCAGCAAGGGGGGCAAATTCATCCTGCGCATCGAGGACACCGACCAGGGCCGGCTGGTGGAGGGGGCCACGGAGATCATCTACGCCACCCTGCGCAAGTGCGGCCTGACCTGGGACGAGGGCCCCGATCTGGGCGGCCCCGTGGGGCCCTATATCCAGACCGAGCGCCGGGACCTCTACGGCAAATACGCCGAGCTGCTCATCGAGCGGGGCGGGGCCTACCGCTGCTTCTGCGGCAAGGAGCGGCTGGAGTCCCTCCACGGCGCGGACGGCCTGGGCGGGTACGACGGCCACTGCCGCGACCTCCCCCAGTCTGAAATAGACGAAAAGCTGGCCGCCGGGGTTCCCTACGTGGTGCGCCAGAAGATCCCGAAAACCGGGCAGACCACCTTCTCCGACGTGGTGTACGGGGACATCACCGTGGACAACGACACCCTGGACGATCAGGTGCTGATCAAGTCCGACGGCCTGCCCACCTACAACTTCGCCAACGTCATCGACGACCACCTGATGGGCATCAGCCACGTGGTGCGCGGCTCGGAGTACCTCTCCTCCGCCCCCAAGTACAACCTGTTGTACCAGGCCTTCGGCTGGGACGTGCCCACCTATATCCACTGCTCCCCCGTCATGCGGGACGCCCACAACAAAATGAGCAAGCGCCACGGCGACCCCTCCTACGAGGATCTGCTCTCCATGGGCTTCCTCTCCCAGGCCGTGGTCAACTACGTGACCCTGCTGGGCTGGTCCCCCAAGGGGGAGGATGCCGAGCGGGAGTTCTTCACCCTGGAGGAGCTCTCCCGCGTGTTCGACATCCACGGCATCTCCAAATCCCCCGCCATCTTCGACCTGGAGAAGCTCAAGTACTTCAACGCCAACTACCTGCGCGCCCTTTCCCCCGAGGCGTTTTACGCCGGGGCGGAGCCCTATCTGAAAGAGGCGGTCAAGCGGGAGGGCATCGATATTAAGCTCATCGCCCCCCTGGTGCAGCCCCGGTGCGACACCTGGCTGGACATCGCGCCCCAGGTGGACTTCTTCGACGCGCTGCCCGCCTACTCCAACGAGCTGTACTGCCACAAAAAGATGAAGACCAACGAGGAAAACTCCCTGGAGGCCCTGAATGCGGTCCTGCCCGTGCTTGAGGGGCTGGGCGAGTGGAGCTACGACGCCATCCACGACGCCCTTATCGGCCTGGCCGAGCGCCTGGAGCTCAAAAACGGCCGCATTATGTGGCCCGTGCGCACCGCCCTGAGCGGCAAGGCGGTCACGCCCGGCGGCGCTGTGGAGCTGTGCCACATCCTGGGCCGGGACGAGGCCCTGCGGCGTATCCGGCTGGGGATGGAGCAGCTGGCCAAATAA